One window from the genome of Garra rufa chromosome 1, GarRuf1.0, whole genome shotgun sequence encodes:
- the LOC141333729 gene encoding cytochrome P450 3A40-like: protein MIDLSSLSVTWTLVVLVLTLLFMYGVWPHGFFKKLGIPGPRPLPFFGTFLSYTKGFYNFDMECSKKYGKVWGIYDGRLPILMVTDLEMIKAIMVKECYSTFTNRRETNAGLAGPFADGITVVKDERWKRIRSSLSPYFTSGRLKEIFPIAVTHADRFIKNMQKRDQEQTVKVKDVVAPYSLDVVTSSSFSVDIDSINNADDPFVANIKKFFMFNLFSPLILILNLFPALANLLGKMGISLFSRSSIDFFYSALKKIKDEHNTKSNGRVDFLKLMIQNQIPDEKFDDTSEQPAKGLTDHEILSQSFVFILGGYETTSTTLTYLLYNLATNPDSLEKLVEEIDKNFPPNIPITYDALMKMDYLEMSIHESMRLLPTAARLERVCKKTVELNGVTIPKDTLVAIPTYVLNRDPQLWESPEEFRPERFSPDSKSEINQYAFMPFGLGPRNCIGMRFAQMIMKLLVVKLLQNFRMETCKDTQIPLELNAIFQPKVPIALKFTPRSR from the exons ATGATTGATctctcatctctgtctgtgacctGGACCCTTGTGGTTCTGGTCTTGACACTCCTGTTTAT GTATGGTGTTTGGCCCCATGGATTTTTCAAGAAACTGGGAATTCCAGGACCAAGGCCATTGCCTTTCTTTGGCACATTTCTTTCATACACTAAA GGTTTTTACAATTTCGATATGGAGTGTTCTAAGAAGTATGGAAAAGTCTGGGG GATCTATGATGGAAGGCTCCCAATATTAATGGTTACTGACCTGGAAATGATCAAAGCAATTATGGTGAAAGAATGTTATTCTACCTTCACTAACAGAAGG GAAACAAATGCAGGCCTTGCTGGTCCCTTTGCTGATGGAATAACTGTAGTTAAAGACGAGAGATGGAAGAGAATCCGCAGTTCACTCTCTCCGTATTTCACAAGTGGTCGACTGAAGGAG ATATTTCCCATAGCTGTGACACATGCAGATCGTTTCATTAAAAATATGCAAAAGAGAGACCAAGAGCAGACAGTTAAAGTAAAAGA CGTTGTGGCTCCATACAGTTTGGATGTGGTCACCAGCTCCTCCTTTAGCGTTGACATCGACTCCATAAACAACGCAGATGATCCTTTCGTTGCCAACATCAAGAAGTTTTTTATGTTCAATCTGTTCAGTCCTCTCATTCTGATTTTAA atttatttcccGCCCTTGCAAATCTATTGGGAAAAATGGGGATAAGTCTTTTTTCAAGGTCGTCTATTGATTTTTTCTACAGTGCCCTGAAAAAGATTAAGGACGAGCACAACACAAAATCAAAT GGTCGTGTAGATTTTCTCAAACTCATGATCCAGAATCAAATTCCTGATGAAAAATTTGACGACACATCTGAGCAACCAGCAAAAG GACTGACAGACCACGAGATTCTCTCCCAGTCCTTCGTTTTCATTCTCGGAGGTTATGAGACGACAAGCACCACTCTCACTTACCTCCTCTATAATCTTGCCACTAATCCAGACTCCCTGGAAAAGCTGGTTGAGGAGATTGACAAAAACTTCCCTCCTAAT atTCCTATCACATATGATGCACTGATGAAAATGGATTACTTGGAAATGTCCATCCATGAATCAATGCGCCTCCTTCCCACTGCAGCACGCCTAGAGAGGGTCTGTAAGAAAACTGTGGAGCTCAATGGGGTGACGATACCAAAGGACACTCTGGTTGCAATTCCTACATATGTTTTGAATCGTGACCCACAGCTCTGGGAGTCTCCTGAGGAGTTCAGACCAGAGAG gtTCAGCCCTGACAGTAAGTCAGAGATTAACCAGTATGCTTTCATGCCTTTTGGACTCGGGCCTCGAAATTGCATTGGAATGAGATTCGCCCAAATGATCATGAAACTTCTTGTTGTGAAGCTGCTTCAGAACTTCAGGATGGAAACATGTAAAGACACACAG ATCCCTCTAGAACTGAATGCTATTTTTCAACCAAAGGTTCCCATCGCACTGAAGTTTACACCAAGGTCTCGCTAG